A genomic segment from Candidatus Polarisedimenticolia bacterium encodes:
- a CDS encoding DUF3450 family protein — translation MKRSVLAILLGAALSGVSPAPAEDRPAEGSLESTRAIVARWVETREVISRETKDWAQAREMLTARIDMLTKEIATAEEKLGEAGDQRREALKTRGEVDSEAAGLKAITGHLGGQVQDLESRVRGLVRFVPESMQEKFAPLLQRMPENPALAKVSVAERFQNVLGILNELNRIHSEINVVTEIRALSDGKPSEVKTVYVGLAQAYYVSARGEAGTGKPGEAGWTWRADDRLARDVNEVLEILQNKSSPRFVSLPVEVK, via the coding sequence ATGAAGCGATCGGTGTTGGCGATCCTGCTCGGTGCGGCTCTTTCCGGCGTTTCCCCGGCGCCTGCCGAGGACCGGCCGGCGGAGGGCAGCCTGGAATCGACGCGCGCCATCGTGGCCCGATGGGTCGAGACGCGGGAGGTCATCTCCCGGGAGACCAAGGACTGGGCGCAGGCCCGGGAAATGCTCACGGCCCGGATCGACATGCTCACCAAGGAAATCGCCACGGCCGAGGAAAAGCTCGGGGAGGCGGGCGACCAGCGCCGGGAAGCACTCAAGACGCGCGGGGAGGTCGATTCTGAGGCGGCCGGCCTCAAGGCGATCACCGGGCACCTCGGCGGCCAGGTGCAGGATTTGGAGTCCCGAGTGAGGGGGCTGGTCCGCTTCGTCCCGGAATCGATGCAGGAGAAGTTTGCCCCGCTCCTCCAGCGGATGCCCGAGAATCCCGCGCTGGCGAAGGTGTCGGTCGCCGAGCGGTTCCAGAACGTGCTGGGAATCCTCAACGAGCTGAATCGAATCCACAGCGAGATCAACGTCGTGACCGAGATTCGCGCCCTTTCCGATGGGAAACCCTCGGAAGTGAAGACCGTTTACGTTGGCCTGGCCCAGGCCTATTACGTCAGCGCCCGCGGGGAGGCCGGCACCGGAAAGCCCGGGGAGGCCGGTTGGACATGGAGGGCGGACGATCGCCTGGCCCGGGACGTCAACGAGGTCCTGGAAATCCTTCAGAACAAGAGTAGTCCCCGGTTCGTGTCGCTGCCGGTGGAGGTGAAATGA